A part of Paenibacillus donghaensis genomic DNA contains:
- the fabZ gene encoding 3-hydroxyacyl-ACP dehydratase FabZ — MLDVGQIREVIPHRYPFLLIDRIIELEPGKRAVGCKNVSINEPFFTGHFPEYPVMPGILLVEALAQVGGVAMFRSEDAGSKIGLLAGIDNCRFKRQVTPGDQLRLEFEVTRVKGQIVKGHGTATVNGELVCAAEIMFAIA, encoded by the coding sequence ATGTTAGATGTTGGGCAGATCCGGGAGGTTATTCCTCACCGGTATCCTTTTCTGCTGATTGATAGGATCATAGAGCTAGAACCAGGCAAACGTGCGGTGGGGTGCAAAAATGTGAGCATCAACGAGCCCTTTTTCACCGGCCATTTCCCCGAGTATCCTGTGATGCCCGGCATTCTACTCGTTGAAGCACTGGCCCAGGTAGGAGGAGTGGCGATGTTCCGCTCAGAAGACGCCGGCAGCAAAATAGGCCTGCTCGCGGGCATCGACAACTGCCGCTTCAAACGCCAGGTCACGCCGGGCGATCAGCTGCGGCTCGAATTCGAGGTCACCCGTGTCAAAGGCCAAATTGTAAAAGGCCACGGCACCGCCACCGTAAACGGTGAGCTGGTCTGCGCAGCCGAGATTATGTTTGCCATTGCTTGA
- a CDS encoding DMT family transporter: MNRNWLYVFSSGILEIFWVSGLKHSETIAGWIFTVAALACSFYLVVLASRQLPVGTVYAVFAGIGTGGTVMVESLVFGEPFKLLKILLIVVLLVGVVGLKMVTANTEKATT, from the coding sequence ATAAACCGTAATTGGTTGTATGTGTTTTCTTCGGGAATTTTAGAAATTTTCTGGGTGTCAGGCTTGAAGCATTCAGAGACTATAGCCGGATGGATATTTACAGTAGCAGCTTTGGCCTGCAGTTTTTATCTGGTTGTGCTGGCGTCGCGGCAGCTTCCGGTTGGAACGGTATATGCAGTTTTTGCCGGTATTGGAACAGGTGGGACCGTTATGGTAGAGAGCCTCGTCTTCGGTGAACCTTTTAAGCTGCTCAAGATCCTACTCATCGTAGTGTTGCTTGTGGGAGTTGTGGGACTGAAGATGGTTACTGCCAATACAGAGAAAGCGACAACATAA
- a CDS encoding DMT family transporter: MAWLALVGAGCMEVFGVINIKRLSQQKWDALVYMMFTFGLSFYLLTYAMKTIPMGTAYAMWTGIGTVGAAFVGMVLYGESKSWKRLVFVVLILGASVGLKFVS, from the coding sequence ATGGCTTGGCTGGCACTTGTTGGAGCAGGTTGCATGGAGGTGTTCGGTGTCATCAATATTAAGCGATTATCCCAGCAGAAGTGGGATGCGCTAGTTTATATGATGTTTACCTTTGGTCTTAGCTTTTATCTGCTCACGTATGCGATGAAGACGATCCCGATGGGTACGGCGTATGCGATGTGGACCGGAATCGGAACGGTAGGGGCAGCGTTTGTAGGGATGGTTTTGTATGGAGAATCCAAGAGCTGGAAGCGTTTGGTTTTTGTCGTACTGATTCTGGGAGCATCCGTTGGCTTGAAATTTGTATCATAG
- a CDS encoding phosphodiester glycosidase family protein, with product MRRYLRLWNAAIIASLFLSLVQPGLIADASNSALASESYGTVIDSRQAELAPGASYSWTDLQDARGYQKVHAVEFNPQQPNLELQAGTKDGKVYGMKGVTEMAKHADAPGNRVVAGINGDFYEISGFATGVPNGLFMGDGVILNSGSGYTFGLKADGGSIYGTPKLTRTVTINGQTSDLTSINRYRNTDQLVLYTADYNTSTKSTAEGDEVVLDIISGEVKSGQTLSLKVSEIRSNLGDTPLVAGKVVLSAHGTSRQLLQGLAQGDEVSARFQLDGEWDQVSVAIGGQGPLVKDGVVQTNVGPAGVHPRTAIGTKADGSIILFEVDGRSPGFSEGVETPELAQMLKDMGAVQAMNLDGGGSSTFAARMPGTSGVKMLNQGSDGFERKTGNGLLLVNTAPELATAAKLAIQPNAERILQGASYSFTAAGVDANGHPTPVEGALSWQADPALGVIDSNGLFTAGKTAGTGKVTAAAGAAEGSGALEVVDSLTELKFPDEIKTYTSGAIAQLSVKALRGGQVVQADNHSFEWQVEGNIGSVDENGVLTATAENGQNGRIIVRYGEVETSFEVNVGLPPVVMEDFESGIGKYRASSSAAKSVLISEVTDLDYVRSGSKSLKLEYDFSGMTGTSGAYVTATSTENRVQIPGYPEKIGMWIYGDGNKHWLRGQIRDGNNAASPVDFTDQVNGVNWTGWKYVEVNVPKGRTTPLSMDMPVRYMETSNLKKNAGAIYVDDIRAVYGPLNEDRTPPVFTEIVPGVNEIVKTATPTLSVTGQDDGYDPVAHPGTTLINPDATRVYVDGELVEHGFYPPKGQISYKPKVPLGEGRHKVKVAIRDLSGNQTIKEWFFTVNLGSPFYVYDTPEVVYAGNAYTVDISAEKADKLKEGFITFQFDPAAVEKLEVVRGSGLNGQQLEPVIDEATGTVTLKFNGISEAKLKDSDLLGQIRYTVRSDYAGPFTLEQAAGVTDKPLVIENTAGSVTSTEGSGQPLSSIGASLETTVKTQLQLSWNHYDIAKGLNAVFTVKDSSGAAAEGVKLLMDGVETADAASGADGLLTSSAATVAEGSYKLQAVKGEAFSPVMVFNVAAYSGTAAPRNINVTMGADAATSRQFTWQTEPLTADTVLELVKQSEFTTFEDSNVLRINGNSRIYNTNNDGTMRVHKAEALGLAPGTTYVYRVGDGGSQVSALGSFTTADEAGAADNLTKFLFIGDSQADSKAGFDLWKDTVEKAFATMPDAEMLVHAGDMVDKGFEQEQWNWWFDAAQPQLLNTTLVPIIGNHEVMGTNGNGDYLAQFHNPQNGADGVKGSNYSFDLEDTHFAVMNTEVSASLMEEQANWLDQDLAASGKKWKVVFFHQGPYGSIYSNERVQSTWVPVFDKHGVDLVMNGHDHIYLRTYPMKGGKQVADGEGTRYVIGGSSGPKFYALTERVWQEKIYDEDEQIFTAVEIEANQITVVARTVDGAEIDRLVIGKVLPQSVTLDPIAAQLEPGQQLQLNAAVYPEQATRQKIEWSVVPGVEPASVTVDTYGLVTALQPGTAKVRAAVQGYPNVYAESTITVDVLQGLSLKGATQLKPGETSLTVTETVYASGKRTLVGEGLRYASSNEQIATINEQGRVEALQEGSTVISVTYKEFTASYQLQVSMADPVIQGLKLKGPEQLKAGSTGVVVAQAVYSDGRLWELPAGVVFTSSEPAVAGITAGGQLTALAAGKTTISASYEGLNGSYVLTVTAAGDGEEPEPTPTPTPTPTPTPTAEPTPTLTPTPTVKPTLTPQPTPTPQLTPDPGPGWNPGPVVTPSPTPSPSPTPAATQQPGVVDVAAEQLSGARNTAGEAVVTVEGRLTELNLPGNAADLLGNAPLRVNAEGMSVVIPAQLLAQLTALAPAGAGADSKITLRADTLSASSAVQLLERAAAAAGAQLKTGTELLDWSFTLTTAAGQSFTLREFNSPLTISLNVDSTEDRNLLGLYVLTEDGGLEYIKSQWEGSTLTASVSHFSTYAVLAYDKSFSDLKASHWALAAVKQLAAKQLVQGVSVDRFEPNRNITRAEFAALLVRALGLAGEGGTASTFTDVAAGSWYADAVGLAAQAGIVNGSQPGAFRPGAAISRQEMALMLVRAYAYAAGTPAAADFSGPAFTDLAAAKPWAREAIGQAQALGLMQGRSAERFEAAQNGTRAESAQMILNLLQIIE from the coding sequence GTGAGAAGGTATTTACGTTTGTGGAATGCTGCAATTATCGCATCTCTGTTTCTCTCGTTAGTTCAGCCGGGTCTGATCGCAGACGCTTCCAATTCTGCTCTGGCATCGGAAAGCTATGGTACCGTAATTGATTCGCGCCAGGCGGAGCTTGCTCCGGGAGCCAGCTATTCATGGACAGATCTGCAGGATGCGCGCGGCTATCAGAAGGTTCATGCTGTAGAGTTCAATCCGCAGCAGCCCAATCTGGAACTGCAGGCAGGCACCAAAGACGGCAAGGTCTACGGGATGAAAGGTGTTACCGAAATGGCCAAGCATGCCGATGCGCCGGGCAACCGTGTGGTTGCTGGGATCAATGGTGATTTCTACGAAATCTCCGGTTTTGCCACAGGCGTGCCGAATGGTCTGTTTATGGGCGATGGAGTCATCCTGAACAGCGGCTCGGGGTACACCTTCGGTCTGAAGGCGGACGGCGGTTCGATCTACGGCACGCCCAAGCTGACCCGGACGGTGACTATTAATGGACAAACAAGTGATTTGACCAGCATCAACCGTTACCGAAATACCGATCAGCTGGTGCTTTATACAGCAGATTATAATACATCGACCAAATCGACCGCCGAAGGGGACGAAGTGGTGCTGGACATCATCTCCGGCGAGGTCAAAAGCGGACAGACCCTGAGCCTGAAGGTGTCCGAGATCCGCAGCAACCTGGGAGATACTCCGCTGGTAGCCGGCAAGGTGGTGCTCTCGGCACACGGCACTTCCCGCCAGTTGCTGCAAGGCTTGGCACAAGGCGATGAAGTCTCCGCCCGTTTCCAGCTGGACGGTGAGTGGGATCAGGTGAGCGTGGCTATCGGCGGACAAGGTCCGCTGGTCAAGGATGGCGTGGTGCAGACCAACGTTGGTCCGGCAGGGGTGCATCCCCGCACAGCGATCGGGACCAAAGCGGATGGCAGCATCATCCTGTTCGAAGTGGATGGACGCTCGCCCGGCTTCAGTGAAGGTGTAGAGACGCCGGAGCTGGCCCAGATGCTGAAGGACATGGGCGCGGTGCAGGCGATGAATCTGGATGGCGGCGGCTCGTCGACTTTTGCGGCCAGAATGCCTGGCACCAGCGGAGTGAAGATGCTGAATCAAGGCTCGGACGGATTCGAGCGCAAGACAGGCAACGGGCTGCTGCTGGTCAACACAGCGCCGGAGCTGGCCACGGCTGCGAAGCTGGCGATTCAACCGAATGCCGAGCGAATTCTGCAGGGTGCAAGCTATAGCTTCACAGCGGCAGGCGTGGATGCGAACGGGCATCCAACGCCAGTTGAAGGCGCGCTGAGCTGGCAAGCAGATCCTGCGCTTGGCGTGATTGACAGCAATGGGCTGTTCACTGCAGGCAAGACGGCAGGCACAGGGAAAGTTACTGCGGCAGCGGGCGCTGCCGAGGGGAGCGGAGCCCTTGAAGTAGTGGATTCGCTGACCGAGCTGAAGTTTCCCGACGAGATCAAGACCTATACCAGCGGAGCCATCGCACAGCTGAGCGTGAAGGCGCTGCGTGGTGGCCAGGTGGTTCAGGCTGACAACCACAGCTTCGAGTGGCAGGTGGAAGGCAATATCGGTTCGGTGGATGAGAACGGCGTGCTCACGGCAACCGCTGAGAATGGGCAGAACGGCAGAATTATTGTCCGTTATGGAGAAGTTGAGACTTCTTTTGAAGTCAATGTCGGACTGCCTCCGGTAGTGATGGAGGATTTCGAGTCCGGCATCGGCAAATACAGAGCCTCCAGTTCAGCTGCCAAAAGCGTGTTGATCAGCGAGGTAACTGATCTGGATTATGTGCGCAGCGGCAGCAAATCGCTGAAGCTGGAATATGATTTTAGCGGAATGACAGGGACCTCGGGGGCGTATGTGACAGCAACCTCTACCGAGAACCGGGTGCAGATTCCCGGCTATCCCGAGAAGATCGGCATGTGGATCTATGGCGACGGCAACAAACATTGGCTGCGTGGACAGATCCGTGACGGCAACAATGCGGCAAGCCCTGTTGATTTCACCGATCAGGTGAACGGGGTGAACTGGACAGGCTGGAAGTATGTAGAGGTGAACGTGCCGAAGGGCAGAACCACACCACTATCGATGGACATGCCCGTGCGCTACATGGAAACCAGCAATCTGAAGAAAAATGCCGGAGCTATCTATGTGGATGATATCCGCGCTGTGTATGGTCCTTTGAATGAAGACAGAACCCCTCCGGTGTTCACGGAAATAGTTCCGGGTGTGAATGAAATCGTCAAAACGGCAACCCCGACCCTATCCGTTACCGGCCAGGATGACGGGTATGACCCCGTAGCTCACCCCGGTACTACGCTAATTAATCCGGACGCCACCCGCGTCTATGTGGATGGCGAGCTGGTGGAGCATGGATTCTATCCGCCAAAAGGACAGATTAGCTACAAGCCCAAGGTTCCGCTTGGGGAAGGACGGCACAAGGTGAAGGTGGCCATCCGTGATTTAAGTGGCAATCAGACGATTAAGGAATGGTTCTTCACTGTAAATCTGGGTTCTCCGTTCTACGTGTATGATACGCCGGAGGTCGTCTATGCCGGCAATGCGTATACAGTGGACATTAGCGCAGAGAAAGCGGACAAGCTGAAGGAGGGGTTCATCACCTTCCAATTTGATCCGGCGGCCGTAGAGAAGCTGGAAGTGGTCCGAGGCAGCGGATTAAACGGGCAGCAGCTGGAGCCTGTCATTGATGAGGCTACTGGCACAGTCACCCTGAAGTTTAACGGGATCAGCGAAGCCAAGCTGAAGGACAGTGATCTGCTCGGCCAGATCCGCTACACCGTGCGCAGTGATTATGCCGGTCCGTTCACGCTGGAACAGGCTGCGGGAGTGACCGATAAGCCGCTGGTGATTGAGAATACCGCCGGTTCGGTTACCTCTACGGAGGGCAGCGGACAGCCGCTCAGCTCCATTGGTGCTTCGCTGGAAACCACGGTGAAGACGCAGTTGCAGCTGAGCTGGAATCATTATGACATCGCCAAAGGCCTGAATGCAGTATTCACTGTAAAAGATAGCAGCGGCGCGGCAGCAGAAGGTGTGAAGCTGCTCATGGATGGCGTGGAGACGGCCGATGCGGCTTCAGGTGCAGACGGGCTGTTAACCAGTTCTGCCGCAACCGTTGCAGAAGGATCCTATAAGCTGCAAGCGGTGAAGGGCGAGGCCTTCAGTCCGGTGATGGTCTTCAACGTGGCTGCTTACAGCGGGACTGCGGCTCCGCGCAATATCAACGTGACGATGGGAGCCGATGCCGCGACTTCCCGCCAGTTCACCTGGCAGACCGAGCCGCTGACGGCGGATACGGTGCTGGAACTGGTGAAGCAGTCGGAATTCACTACATTTGAGGACAGCAATGTACTGAGAATTAACGGCAACAGCCGAATTTACAACACCAACAACGACGGAACCATGCGGGTGCATAAGGCGGAAGCGCTTGGGCTTGCTCCCGGAACCACTTATGTGTACCGGGTAGGGGACGGTGGCAGCCAAGTAAGCGCGTTGGGAAGCTTCACTACAGCCGATGAGGCAGGTGCGGCGGATAACTTGACCAAGTTCCTGTTCATCGGGGACTCGCAGGCAGACTCCAAGGCAGGCTTTGATCTGTGGAAGGATACGGTAGAGAAGGCTTTTGCCACTATGCCGGATGCAGAGATGCTCGTTCATGCGGGCGACATGGTCGACAAAGGATTCGAGCAGGAGCAATGGAACTGGTGGTTCGATGCCGCCCAGCCGCAGCTGCTGAACACGACGCTGGTGCCGATTATCGGGAACCATGAGGTGATGGGCACGAACGGGAACGGCGATTACCTGGCCCAGTTCCATAATCCGCAGAACGGTGCGGACGGCGTCAAAGGCAGCAACTATTCCTTTGATCTGGAGGATACGCATTTCGCAGTAATGAATACCGAAGTCTCCGCCAGTCTGATGGAGGAGCAGGCCAACTGGCTCGATCAGGACCTGGCCGCCAGCGGCAAGAAGTGGAAGGTGGTATTTTTCCATCAGGGGCCTTACGGCAGCATCTATTCGAATGAACGGGTGCAGTCCACCTGGGTGCCGGTGTTTGACAAGCATGGTGTGGATCTTGTAATGAACGGACATGACCATATCTACCTTCGGACATATCCGATGAAAGGCGGCAAGCAGGTTGCCGATGGAGAGGGCACGCGTTATGTGATCGGCGGATCGTCAGGTCCGAAGTTCTATGCGCTGACGGAGCGGGTATGGCAGGAGAAAATTTATGATGAAGATGAGCAGATTTTTACCGCCGTGGAGATTGAAGCCAATCAGATTACGGTTGTTGCCCGTACAGTGGACGGAGCAGAGATTGACCGCCTCGTAATTGGCAAGGTGCTGCCGCAGTCGGTCACGCTTGACCCAATCGCTGCTCAGCTTGAGCCGGGACAGCAATTGCAGCTGAATGCAGCCGTGTATCCGGAGCAGGCAACCCGCCAGAAGATCGAGTGGTCTGTGGTGCCGGGTGTTGAACCCGCATCAGTGACCGTAGACACCTACGGACTGGTGACTGCTCTGCAGCCGGGAACGGCCAAGGTTAGAGCCGCAGTTCAGGGTTATCCGAATGTGTACGCGGAGAGCACCATTACCGTAGATGTGTTGCAGGGGCTGTCGCTTAAGGGCGCAACTCAGCTGAAGCCGGGGGAAACGTCCCTTACGGTAACGGAGACTGTGTATGCATCTGGCAAACGGACTCTTGTAGGAGAAGGGCTTCGCTATGCCAGCTCCAATGAGCAGATCGCTACCATTAATGAACAAGGACGGGTGGAAGCCCTTCAGGAGGGTTCAACCGTGATCTCTGTCACATACAAGGAGTTCACCGCTTCTTATCAACTGCAAGTCAGCATGGCTGATCCGGTGATCCAAGGCCTGAAGCTGAAAGGGCCGGAGCAGCTGAAGGCGGGAAGCACAGGGGTTGTAGTTGCACAAGCCGTATACAGCGATGGACGCCTATGGGAGCTTCCGGCTGGTGTGGTGTTTACAAGCTCTGAACCGGCTGTTGCCGGGATCACCGCAGGTGGTCAGCTTACCGCCTTGGCAGCAGGCAAAACAACGATCAGCGCCAGTTATGAGGGATTGAACGGCAGCTATGTGCTGACGGTAACTGCGGCGGGAGACGGCGAAGAGCCAGAGCCGACGCCGACGCCAACGCCAACACCAACACCGACACCGACGGCGGAGCCAACGCCGACGCTAACACCGACACCGACGGTGAAGCCAACACTGACGCCACAGCCGACGCCGACACCGCAGCTTACACCGGACCCAGGTCCGGGATGGAATCCGGGACCCGTGGTGACGCCGTCACCAACACCATCACCGTCGCCAACGCCAGCAGCTACGCAGCAACCGGGTGTGGTGGACGTAGCGGCCGAGCAATTAAGCGGTGCCCGCAATACAGCGGGTGAGGCGGTAGTTACGGTGGAAGGCCGGCTCACGGAGCTGAATCTGCCGGGTAATGCCGCCGACCTACTGGGCAATGCTCCGCTGCGCGTGAATGCCGAAGGGATGTCGGTAGTGATTCCGGCGCAGCTGCTCGCGCAGCTTACTGCGCTGGCCCCGGCCGGGGCCGGTGCTGACAGCAAGATCACGCTGCGTGCAGACACGCTCTCTGCCAGCAGCGCGGTACAGCTGCTGGAACGTGCGGCAGCCGCTGCCGGAGCGCAGCTGAAGACGGGAACGGAGCTGCTGGACTGGTCCTTTACGCTGACAACAGCAGCGGGCCAGAGCTTCACACTGCGGGAGTTCAACTCACCGCTGACGATCTCTCTGAATGTAGATTCCACGGAAGACCGGAATCTGCTCGGCCTCTATGTCCTCACGGAGGATGGCGGGCTGGAATACATCAAGAGCCAGTGGGAGGGCAGCACACTGACAGCGTCTGTCAGCCACTTCAGCACCTATGCGGTGCTGGCCTATGACAAGAGCTTCAGTGACCTGAAAGCCAGCCACTGGGCGCTGGCTGCCGTCAAGCAGCTGGCCGCCAAGCAGCTGGTGCAGGGGGTGAGTGTGGACCGGTTCGAGCCGAACCGGAACATCACCCGGGCCGAGTTCGCCGCGCTGCTCGTGCGCGCGCTGGGCTTGGCCGGTGAAGGTGGCACAGCGTCCACCTTCACGGATGTGGCGGCTGGCAGCTGGTATGCCGATGCGGTAGGCCTGGCTGCGCAGGCCGGCATCGTGAACGGCAGCCAGCCGGGCGCGTTCCGTCCTGGCGCGGCGATCTCGCGCCAGGAGATGGCGCTGATGCTGGTCCGCGCGTACGCCTATGCAGCCGGGACCCCGGCTGCGGCGGACTTCAGCGGACCGGCATTCACGGACCTTGCCGCGGCGAAGCCGTGGGCAAGGGAAGCGATCGGGCAAGCGCAGGCCCTCGGGCTGATGCAGGGCCGCTCTGCCGAGCGGTTCGAAGCAGCCCAGAACGGTACGCGTGCCGAAAGTGCGCAGATGATCCTGAATCTGCTGCAGATCATCGAATAG
- a CDS encoding histidine phosphatase family protein has protein sequence MSEGIQQSHKLGRYLKEHSDEYNIHRILSSDLTRAVQTTQAIEDELQLPVEHSADWRETNNGLLAGMPEELALQRYPGLFFSTLKMDERFPGGESPVEFAARIQDTLGKICAAQLAGNPDENLLIVTHGGVINVIYHLLLGIPWTNTGHWFPAGNTGVHELTYSQDQWKITRENGLDHLNLVD, from the coding sequence GTGAGCGAAGGCATCCAGCAGTCCCATAAACTCGGACGTTATCTCAAAGAGCACAGCGATGAGTACAATATACATAGAATTCTGTCCAGCGACTTGACGCGGGCTGTGCAGACGACGCAGGCCATCGAGGATGAGCTGCAGCTGCCAGTTGAGCACAGTGCAGATTGGCGTGAAACTAACAACGGATTGCTGGCGGGGATGCCTGAGGAGCTAGCGCTTCAGAGGTATCCTGGGTTGTTTTTCTCAACGCTAAAGATGGATGAACGGTTTCCGGGTGGGGAGAGTCCAGTTGAATTCGCTGCGCGTATCCAAGATACCTTAGGCAAGATATGTGCTGCTCAGTTAGCAGGCAACCCCGATGAGAATCTGCTGATCGTTACTCATGGCGGGGTGATCAACGTAATCTATCATCTGCTGCTGGGGATTCCTTGGACAAATACTGGCCATTGGTTCCCGGCGGGAAATACGGGTGTGCATGAGCTCACCTACAGTCAGGATCAATGGAAGATTACTAGAGAGAATGGTCTGGATCATTTAAACTTGGTGGATTAA
- a CDS encoding helix-turn-helix domain-containing protein, whose protein sequence is MNASQNSPGELGNFIRHIRKIRGLTLRGLEDKSGISYSQLSKIERGESIPLKDNLDKIIEALGADLKNRMYHLADYMPDLEYIKTLKQGYQLPLHNQSQDYIYETAFNKLKEFRAKEGQETSFVSFDANEVIVYETEYGAGMVIEKIEKYNLNDVLNDKFEGSLDSLRKQPRKGRQAFMFGEWLREYIYELQEEEQEQVIGALKEFTEFKIHQIKGAFK, encoded by the coding sequence ATGAACGCTTCACAGAACAGCCCTGGTGAGCTGGGAAATTTCATCCGGCACATCAGAAAGATCAGAGGACTGACCTTAAGAGGACTTGAAGACAAGAGTGGGATCAGTTACTCCCAGCTCAGCAAGATTGAACGCGGCGAGAGCATTCCGCTGAAGGACAATCTCGACAAGATCATCGAAGCGTTGGGGGCGGACCTTAAGAACCGGATGTACCATCTGGCTGATTATATGCCGGATCTGGAATATATCAAGACCTTGAAGCAAGGGTATCAGTTGCCGCTGCATAACCAGTCCCAGGACTACATCTATGAGACGGCCTTCAACAAGCTGAAGGAGTTTCGGGCTAAGGAAGGCCAGGAGACATCGTTTGTTTCCTTTGATGCCAACGAGGTGATTGTTTACGAAACCGAATATGGGGCAGGAATGGTAATTGAGAAGATTGAGAAATATAATCTTAACGATGTCCTGAATGACAAGTTTGAAGGCAGTTTGGATTCTTTGAGGAAACAGCCGCGGAAAGGGCGCCAGGCCTTTATGTTTGGGGAATGGCTGCGGGAGTACATCTATGAGCTGCAGGAAGAAGAGCAGGAGCAGGTTATAGGGGCACTCAAGGAATTTACTGAGTTCAAAATACATCAAATCAAAGGCGCATTCAAGTAA
- a CDS encoding TetR/AcrR family transcriptional regulator yields the protein MNCQMIVLEGPPVAPAADSNNKVGNLMAETNIRDAALIHFARNGYEGASLADIAEDVGIKKPSIYAHYKGKDDLFMSVVEYACISIRQRIIGYFILNQELPLRIKLEGFFDWLQTEYETDETMKFLLRVLFFPPARLHQQVMGISNPFIERMERVLIYMLRNQVKDPKNVGIAYLTIVDGCLVELIYAGADKYQRRLQSILPIFWRGIQE from the coding sequence ATGAACTGCCAAATGATAGTATTAGAAGGGCCACCGGTTGCCCCGGCGGCAGACTCTAATAATAAAGTAGGTAATCTCATGGCTGAGACTAATATTCGCGATGCCGCATTAATACATTTTGCCCGTAACGGCTATGAAGGGGCTTCACTGGCGGATATTGCCGAGGATGTAGGCATTAAGAAACCTTCCATTTATGCGCATTACAAGGGCAAAGATGATTTATTCATGTCTGTTGTCGAGTATGCCTGTATCTCCATACGCCAACGGATTATTGGCTATTTTATTCTTAATCAAGAACTGCCTCTGCGGATTAAGCTCGAAGGATTCTTTGACTGGTTGCAGACAGAATATGAGACCGATGAAACCATGAAATTTTTACTTCGTGTATTGTTTTTTCCTCCCGCCCGGCTACATCAGCAGGTGATGGGAATCTCCAACCCATTTATCGAGAGAATGGAGCGTGTTCTCATTTACATGCTCAGAAATCAGGTCAAAGACCCTAAAAACGTAGGGATCGCTTATTTAACAATTGTAGACGGCTGTTTGGTGGAACTGATCTATGCAGGAGCCGATAAATACCAGAGACGTCTGCAATCGATCCTCCCGATATTCTGGAGAGGGATTCAGGAGTAG